A portion of the Perognathus longimembris pacificus isolate PPM17 chromosome 20, ASM2315922v1, whole genome shotgun sequence genome contains these proteins:
- the Ppp1r12c gene encoding protein phosphatase 1 regulatory subunit 12C isoform X3 yields MSGEDGPAAGPGAAAAAARERRREQLRQWGARASAEPGPGERRVRTVRFERAAEFLAACAGGDLDEARLMLRAADPGPGPSPGTEPDPAAPPPARAVLDSTNADGISALHQACIDENLEVVRFLVEQGATVNQADNEGWTPLHVAASCGYLDIARYLLSHGANIAAVNSDGDLPLDLAESDAMEGLLRAEIACRGVDVEAAKRAEEELLLHDTRCWLNGGAMPEARHPRTGASALHVAAAKGYIEVMRLLLQAGYDPELRDGDGWTPLHAAAHWGVEDACRLLAEHGGGMDSLTHAGQRPCDLADEEVLSLLEELARKQEDLRNQKEASQSRGQEPQVPSSSKHRRSSVCRLSSREKNSLQDLSKERRPAGTGGAPIRDDDDGEESPTEPPCPEPRALNGMSSPPSPGPKSLALPEGAAFPQRFGLQKTGSSSALGPLERQGVEGAPRAGLQRSASSSQVREPRLARIHPTPSRKVLEPTPLSDSAGPPPPLEHSSPPCGGGPMSPAKPDVPTDSRDRRRSYQMPVRDEESESQRKARSRLMRQSRRSTQGVTLTDLKEAEKAAGKAPEPEKSSLPSLDPSRRPRVPGVENSEGPAQRAEAPDGQGPGPLAAREHSKAKAGKERRGPAEGEEAELADHSPECSAVDGSSARRQRSQRDLNPEPQRDHEESDGGFRKLYAELRRENERLREALTETTLRLAQLKVELERATQRQERFAERPALLELERFERRALERKAAELEEELKALSDLRADNQRLKDENAALIRVISKLSK; encoded by the exons atGTCGGGGGAGGACGGCCCGGCGgcgggcccgggggcggcggcggcggcggcccgcgaGCGGCGGCGGGAGCAGCTGCGGCAGTGGGGGGCGCGGGCGAGCGCCGAGCCGGGCCCGGGCGAGCGGCGCGTCCGCACCGTCCGCTTCGAGCGCGCAGCCGAGTTCCTGGCGGCCTGCGCGGGCGGAGACCTGGACGAGGCGCGGCTGATGCTGCGCGCCGCGGACCCCGGGCCGGGCCCCAGCCCCGGAACCGAACCCGACCctgccgccccgccgcccgcccgcgccgtGCTCGACTCCACCAACGCCGACGGCATCAGCGCCCTGCACCAG GCCTGCATCGATGAGAACCTGGAGGTGGTGCGCTTCCTGGTGGAGCAGGGAGCCACTGTGAACCAGGCAGACAACGAGGGTTGGACACCCCTGCACGTAGCTGCCTCCTGTGGGTACCTGGACATTGCCAG GTACCTCCTGAGCCATGGGGCCAACATTGCTGCGGTCAACAGTGATGGGGACCTGCCCCTGGACCTGGCCGAGTCGGATGCCATGGAGGGGCTGCTGAGGGCTGAGATTGCCTGCCGAG GCGTGGATGTGGAGGCTGCCAAACGGGCGGAGGAGGAATTGCTACTTCATGACACCAGGTGTTGGCTGAATGGGGGGGCCATGCCAGAGGCCCGGCACCCCCGCACAGGGGCCTCTGCCCTGCATGTGGCTGCTGCCAAGGGCTACATTGAGGTGATGAG GCTGCTCCTCCAAGCGGGCTATGATCCGGAGCTCCGGGATGGCGACGGCTGGACTCCCCTGCACGCAGCCGCGCACTGGGGTGTGGAGGATGCCTGCCGTCTGCTGGCCGAGCATGGGGGGGGCATGGACTCGCTGACCCATGCG GGGCAGCGTCCCTGTGACCTGGCTGATGAGGAGGTGCTGAGCCTGCTGGAGGAACTGGCCCGGAAACAGGAGGAC CTTCGGAACCAAAAAGAGGCTTCTCAGAGCCGAGGCCAAGAGCCCCAGGTGCCCTCAAGCAGCAAACACCGAAG GAGCTCTGTGTGCCGCCTGAGTAGCCGAGAGAAGAACTCCCTCCAAGACCTGTCCAAGGAACGCCGGCCTGCTGGGACAGGGGGTGCCCCCATtcgagatgatgatgatggggaAGAAAGCCCCACAG AGCCGCCCTGTCCAGAGCCAAGGGCCCTCAATGGCATGTCCTCCCCACCGTCCCCAGGTCCCAAGAGCCTTGCG CTGCCAGAAGGGGCTGCCTTCCCCCAGCGCTTTGGTCTCCAGAAAACAGGCAGCTCCAGTGCCCTGGGTCCCTTAGAAAGGCAGGGGGTTGAGGGAGCCCCTCGGGCTGGGCTGCAgcgctctgcctcctcctcacaG GTCAGGGAGCCACGACTTGCCAGGATTCACCCCACTCCCTCCCGGAAGGTTCTGGAACCCACTCCTCT GTCTGACTCTGCTGGGCCCCCTCCTCCTCTGGAGCACTCCTCTCCCCCCTGCGGAGGGGGGCCCATGTCCCCAGCCAAGCCAGATGTCCCCACGGACTCCCGGGACCGGCGGAG GTCCTACCAGATGCCTGTGCGGGATGAGGAGTCGGAATCCCAGCGCAAAGCTCGCTCCCGCCTCATGCGCCAGTCCCGGAGGTCCACTCAG GGCGTGACTCTGACAGACCTGAAGGAGGCCGAGAAGGCTGCAGGGAAGGCCCCAGAACCAGAGAAgtcatccctgcccagcctg GACCCATCCCGGAGGCCCCGCGTGCCTGGCGTGGAGAATTCCGAGGGCCCTGCCCAGCGAG CAGAGGCGCCCGATGGGCAGGGCCCAGGACCACTGGCCGCCAGGGAGCACAGCAAGGCCAAGGCCGGCAAAGAGCGGAGAGGGCCTGCGGAG GGGGAGGAGGCGGAGTTGGCGGACCACAGTCCTGAATGCAG CGCTGTGGACGGCAGCTCAGCCCGCAGGCAGCGCTCGCAGCGGGATCTCAACCCTGAGCCGCAGCGAGATCATGAAGAGTCCGACGGAGGCTTCCGAAAG CTATACGCAGAGCTGCGCCGGGAGAATGAGCGGCTACGAGAGGCCCTGACAGAGACCACGCTGCGGCTGGCACAGCTCAAGGTGGAGCTAGAGCGAGCCACGCAG CGGCAGGAACGCTTTGCTGAGAGGCCAGCACTCCTGGAGCTGGAGAGATTT GAGCGCCGAGCCCTGGAGCGCAAGGCCgcagagctggaggaggagctgaag GCCCTGTCCGACCTCCGTGCCGACAACCAGCGTCTCAA
- the Ppp1r12c gene encoding protein phosphatase 1 regulatory subunit 12C isoform X1, whose amino-acid sequence MSGEDGPAAGPGAAAAAARERRREQLRQWGARASAEPGPGERRVRTVRFERAAEFLAACAGGDLDEARLMLRAADPGPGPSPGTEPDPAAPPPARAVLDSTNADGISALHQACIDENLEVVRFLVEQGATVNQADNEGWTPLHVAASCGYLDIARYLLSHGANIAAVNSDGDLPLDLAESDAMEGLLRAEIACRGVDVEAAKRAEEELLLHDTRCWLNGGAMPEARHPRTGASALHVAAAKGYIEVMRLLLQAGYDPELRDGDGWTPLHAAAHWGVEDACRLLAEHGGGMDSLTHAGQRPCDLADEEVLSLLEELARKQEDLRNQKEASQSRGQEPQVPSSSKHRRSSVCRLSSREKNSLQDLSKERRPAGTGGAPIRDDDDGEESPTEPPCPEPRALNGMSSPPSPGPKSLALPEGAAFPQRFGLQKTGSSSALGPLERQGVEGAPRAGLQRSASSSQVEGTSTQVREPRLARIHPTPSRKVLEPTPLSDSAGPPPPLEHSSPPCGGGPMSPAKPDVPTDSRDRRRSYQMPVRDEESESQRKARSRLMRQSRRSTQGVTLTDLKEAEKAAGKAPEPEKSSLPSLDPSRRPRVPGVENSEGPAQRAEAPDGQGPGPLAAREHSKAKAGKERRGPAEGEEAELADHSPECSAVDGSSARRQRSQRDLNPEPQRDHEESDGGFRKLYAELRRENERLREALTETTLRLAQLKVELERATQRQERFAERPALLELERFERRALERKAAELEEELKALSDLRADNQRLKDENAALIRVISKLSK is encoded by the exons atGTCGGGGGAGGACGGCCCGGCGgcgggcccgggggcggcggcggcggcggcccgcgaGCGGCGGCGGGAGCAGCTGCGGCAGTGGGGGGCGCGGGCGAGCGCCGAGCCGGGCCCGGGCGAGCGGCGCGTCCGCACCGTCCGCTTCGAGCGCGCAGCCGAGTTCCTGGCGGCCTGCGCGGGCGGAGACCTGGACGAGGCGCGGCTGATGCTGCGCGCCGCGGACCCCGGGCCGGGCCCCAGCCCCGGAACCGAACCCGACCctgccgccccgccgcccgcccgcgccgtGCTCGACTCCACCAACGCCGACGGCATCAGCGCCCTGCACCAG GCCTGCATCGATGAGAACCTGGAGGTGGTGCGCTTCCTGGTGGAGCAGGGAGCCACTGTGAACCAGGCAGACAACGAGGGTTGGACACCCCTGCACGTAGCTGCCTCCTGTGGGTACCTGGACATTGCCAG GTACCTCCTGAGCCATGGGGCCAACATTGCTGCGGTCAACAGTGATGGGGACCTGCCCCTGGACCTGGCCGAGTCGGATGCCATGGAGGGGCTGCTGAGGGCTGAGATTGCCTGCCGAG GCGTGGATGTGGAGGCTGCCAAACGGGCGGAGGAGGAATTGCTACTTCATGACACCAGGTGTTGGCTGAATGGGGGGGCCATGCCAGAGGCCCGGCACCCCCGCACAGGGGCCTCTGCCCTGCATGTGGCTGCTGCCAAGGGCTACATTGAGGTGATGAG GCTGCTCCTCCAAGCGGGCTATGATCCGGAGCTCCGGGATGGCGACGGCTGGACTCCCCTGCACGCAGCCGCGCACTGGGGTGTGGAGGATGCCTGCCGTCTGCTGGCCGAGCATGGGGGGGGCATGGACTCGCTGACCCATGCG GGGCAGCGTCCCTGTGACCTGGCTGATGAGGAGGTGCTGAGCCTGCTGGAGGAACTGGCCCGGAAACAGGAGGAC CTTCGGAACCAAAAAGAGGCTTCTCAGAGCCGAGGCCAAGAGCCCCAGGTGCCCTCAAGCAGCAAACACCGAAG GAGCTCTGTGTGCCGCCTGAGTAGCCGAGAGAAGAACTCCCTCCAAGACCTGTCCAAGGAACGCCGGCCTGCTGGGACAGGGGGTGCCCCCATtcgagatgatgatgatggggaAGAAAGCCCCACAG AGCCGCCCTGTCCAGAGCCAAGGGCCCTCAATGGCATGTCCTCCCCACCGTCCCCAGGTCCCAAGAGCCTTGCG CTGCCAGAAGGGGCTGCCTTCCCCCAGCGCTTTGGTCTCCAGAAAACAGGCAGCTCCAGTGCCCTGGGTCCCTTAGAAAGGCAGGGGGTTGAGGGAGCCCCTCGGGCTGGGCTGCAgcgctctgcctcctcctcacaGGTGGAAGGGACCTCCACTCAG GTCAGGGAGCCACGACTTGCCAGGATTCACCCCACTCCCTCCCGGAAGGTTCTGGAACCCACTCCTCT GTCTGACTCTGCTGGGCCCCCTCCTCCTCTGGAGCACTCCTCTCCCCCCTGCGGAGGGGGGCCCATGTCCCCAGCCAAGCCAGATGTCCCCACGGACTCCCGGGACCGGCGGAG GTCCTACCAGATGCCTGTGCGGGATGAGGAGTCGGAATCCCAGCGCAAAGCTCGCTCCCGCCTCATGCGCCAGTCCCGGAGGTCCACTCAG GGCGTGACTCTGACAGACCTGAAGGAGGCCGAGAAGGCTGCAGGGAAGGCCCCAGAACCAGAGAAgtcatccctgcccagcctg GACCCATCCCGGAGGCCCCGCGTGCCTGGCGTGGAGAATTCCGAGGGCCCTGCCCAGCGAG CAGAGGCGCCCGATGGGCAGGGCCCAGGACCACTGGCCGCCAGGGAGCACAGCAAGGCCAAGGCCGGCAAAGAGCGGAGAGGGCCTGCGGAG GGGGAGGAGGCGGAGTTGGCGGACCACAGTCCTGAATGCAG CGCTGTGGACGGCAGCTCAGCCCGCAGGCAGCGCTCGCAGCGGGATCTCAACCCTGAGCCGCAGCGAGATCATGAAGAGTCCGACGGAGGCTTCCGAAAG CTATACGCAGAGCTGCGCCGGGAGAATGAGCGGCTACGAGAGGCCCTGACAGAGACCACGCTGCGGCTGGCACAGCTCAAGGTGGAGCTAGAGCGAGCCACGCAG CGGCAGGAACGCTTTGCTGAGAGGCCAGCACTCCTGGAGCTGGAGAGATTT GAGCGCCGAGCCCTGGAGCGCAAGGCCgcagagctggaggaggagctgaag GCCCTGTCCGACCTCCGTGCCGACAACCAGCGTCTCAA
- the Ppp1r12c gene encoding protein phosphatase 1 regulatory subunit 12C isoform X2, translated as MSGEDGPAAGPGAAAAAARERRREQLRQWGARASAEPGPGERRVRTVRFERAAEFLAACAGGDLDEARLMLRAADPGPGPSPGTEPDPAAPPPARAVLDSTNADGISALHQACIDENLEVVRFLVEQGATVNQADNEGWTPLHVAASCGYLDIARYLLSHGANIAAVNSDGDLPLDLAESDAMEGLLRAEIACRGVDVEAAKRAEEELLLHDTRCWLNGGAMPEARHPRTGASALHVAAAKGYIEVMRLLLQAGYDPELRDGDGWTPLHAAAHWGVEDACRLLAEHGGGMDSLTHAGQRPCDLADEEVLSLLEELARKQEDLRNQKEASQSRGQEPQVPSSSKHRRSSVCRLSSREKNSLQDLSKERRPAGTGGAPIRDDDDGEESPTEPPCPEPRALNGMSSPPSPGPKSLALPEGAAFPQRFGLQKTGSSSALGPLERQGVEGAPRAGLQRSASSSQVEGTSTQVREPRLARIHPTPSRKVLEPTPLSDSAGPPPPLEHSSPPCGGGPMSPAKPDVPTDSRDRRRSYQMPVRDEESESQRKARSRLMRQSRRSTQGVTLTDLKEAEKAAGKAPEPEKSSLPSLDPSRRPRVPGVENSEGPAQREAPDGQGPGPLAAREHSKAKAGKERRGPAEGEEAELADHSPECSAVDGSSARRQRSQRDLNPEPQRDHEESDGGFRKLYAELRRENERLREALTETTLRLAQLKVELERATQRQERFAERPALLELERFERRALERKAAELEEELKALSDLRADNQRLKDENAALIRVISKLSK; from the exons atGTCGGGGGAGGACGGCCCGGCGgcgggcccgggggcggcggcggcggcggcccgcgaGCGGCGGCGGGAGCAGCTGCGGCAGTGGGGGGCGCGGGCGAGCGCCGAGCCGGGCCCGGGCGAGCGGCGCGTCCGCACCGTCCGCTTCGAGCGCGCAGCCGAGTTCCTGGCGGCCTGCGCGGGCGGAGACCTGGACGAGGCGCGGCTGATGCTGCGCGCCGCGGACCCCGGGCCGGGCCCCAGCCCCGGAACCGAACCCGACCctgccgccccgccgcccgcccgcgccgtGCTCGACTCCACCAACGCCGACGGCATCAGCGCCCTGCACCAG GCCTGCATCGATGAGAACCTGGAGGTGGTGCGCTTCCTGGTGGAGCAGGGAGCCACTGTGAACCAGGCAGACAACGAGGGTTGGACACCCCTGCACGTAGCTGCCTCCTGTGGGTACCTGGACATTGCCAG GTACCTCCTGAGCCATGGGGCCAACATTGCTGCGGTCAACAGTGATGGGGACCTGCCCCTGGACCTGGCCGAGTCGGATGCCATGGAGGGGCTGCTGAGGGCTGAGATTGCCTGCCGAG GCGTGGATGTGGAGGCTGCCAAACGGGCGGAGGAGGAATTGCTACTTCATGACACCAGGTGTTGGCTGAATGGGGGGGCCATGCCAGAGGCCCGGCACCCCCGCACAGGGGCCTCTGCCCTGCATGTGGCTGCTGCCAAGGGCTACATTGAGGTGATGAG GCTGCTCCTCCAAGCGGGCTATGATCCGGAGCTCCGGGATGGCGACGGCTGGACTCCCCTGCACGCAGCCGCGCACTGGGGTGTGGAGGATGCCTGCCGTCTGCTGGCCGAGCATGGGGGGGGCATGGACTCGCTGACCCATGCG GGGCAGCGTCCCTGTGACCTGGCTGATGAGGAGGTGCTGAGCCTGCTGGAGGAACTGGCCCGGAAACAGGAGGAC CTTCGGAACCAAAAAGAGGCTTCTCAGAGCCGAGGCCAAGAGCCCCAGGTGCCCTCAAGCAGCAAACACCGAAG GAGCTCTGTGTGCCGCCTGAGTAGCCGAGAGAAGAACTCCCTCCAAGACCTGTCCAAGGAACGCCGGCCTGCTGGGACAGGGGGTGCCCCCATtcgagatgatgatgatggggaAGAAAGCCCCACAG AGCCGCCCTGTCCAGAGCCAAGGGCCCTCAATGGCATGTCCTCCCCACCGTCCCCAGGTCCCAAGAGCCTTGCG CTGCCAGAAGGGGCTGCCTTCCCCCAGCGCTTTGGTCTCCAGAAAACAGGCAGCTCCAGTGCCCTGGGTCCCTTAGAAAGGCAGGGGGTTGAGGGAGCCCCTCGGGCTGGGCTGCAgcgctctgcctcctcctcacaGGTGGAAGGGACCTCCACTCAG GTCAGGGAGCCACGACTTGCCAGGATTCACCCCACTCCCTCCCGGAAGGTTCTGGAACCCACTCCTCT GTCTGACTCTGCTGGGCCCCCTCCTCCTCTGGAGCACTCCTCTCCCCCCTGCGGAGGGGGGCCCATGTCCCCAGCCAAGCCAGATGTCCCCACGGACTCCCGGGACCGGCGGAG GTCCTACCAGATGCCTGTGCGGGATGAGGAGTCGGAATCCCAGCGCAAAGCTCGCTCCCGCCTCATGCGCCAGTCCCGGAGGTCCACTCAG GGCGTGACTCTGACAGACCTGAAGGAGGCCGAGAAGGCTGCAGGGAAGGCCCCAGAACCAGAGAAgtcatccctgcccagcctg GACCCATCCCGGAGGCCCCGCGTGCCTGGCGTGGAGAATTCCGAGGGCCCTGCCCAGCGAG AGGCGCCCGATGGGCAGGGCCCAGGACCACTGGCCGCCAGGGAGCACAGCAAGGCCAAGGCCGGCAAAGAGCGGAGAGGGCCTGCGGAG GGGGAGGAGGCGGAGTTGGCGGACCACAGTCCTGAATGCAG CGCTGTGGACGGCAGCTCAGCCCGCAGGCAGCGCTCGCAGCGGGATCTCAACCCTGAGCCGCAGCGAGATCATGAAGAGTCCGACGGAGGCTTCCGAAAG CTATACGCAGAGCTGCGCCGGGAGAATGAGCGGCTACGAGAGGCCCTGACAGAGACCACGCTGCGGCTGGCACAGCTCAAGGTGGAGCTAGAGCGAGCCACGCAG CGGCAGGAACGCTTTGCTGAGAGGCCAGCACTCCTGGAGCTGGAGAGATTT GAGCGCCGAGCCCTGGAGCGCAAGGCCgcagagctggaggaggagctgaag GCCCTGTCCGACCTCCGTGCCGACAACCAGCGTCTCAA
- the Tnnt1 gene encoding troponin T, slow skeletal muscle isoform X4, which produces MSDPEDQDYEEEQAEEEERPKPSRPVVPPLIPPKIPEGERVDFDDIHRKRMEKDLLELQTLIDVHFEQRKKEEEELIALKDRIERRRAERAEQQRFRTEKERERQAKLAEEKMRKEEEEAKKRAEDDAKKKKVLSNMGAHFGGYLVKAEQKRGKRQTGRETKLRILSERKKPLNIDYLGEDQLREKAQELLDWIHQLESEKFDLMEKLKQQKYEINVLYNRISHAQKFRKGAGKGRLGGRWK; this is translated from the exons ATGTCGGACCCCGAGGATCAAGACTATGAGGA GGAGCAGGCGGAAG AAGAGGAGCGCCCCAAACCCAG CCGTCCAGTCGTGCCTCCTCTGATTCCCCCCAAGATCCCTGAAGGGGAGCGTGTGGATTTTGAT GACATCCACAGGAAGCGCATGGAGAAGGACCTGCTGGAGCTGCAGACGCTCATTGACGTGCACTTCGAGCAGcgcaagaaggaggaagaggagctcaTTGCCCTGAAGGACCGCATT GAGCGGCGCCGGGCAGAGAGGGCTGAGCAACAGCGCTTCCGCACGGAGAAGGAGCGGGAGCGGCAGGCCAAGCTGGCG GAAGAGAAGATgcgcaaggaggaggaggaggccaagaAGCGGGCGGAGGATGACGCCAAAAAGAAGAAGGTTCTGTCCAACATGGGAGCCCACTTTGGGGGCTACCTGGTCAAG GCGGAACAGAAACGTGGCAAGCGTCAGACGGGGCGGGAGACGAAACTTCGGATCCTGTCTGAGCGGAAAAAGCCTTTGAACATCGACTACCTGGGGGAGGATCAGCTCCG gGAGAAGGCCCAAGAGCTGCTGGACTGGATCCACCAGCTGGAGTCTGAGAAGTTTGACTTGATGGAGAAGCTGAAGCAGCAGAAATATGAG ATCAACGTGCTGTACAACCGCATCAGCCACGCCCAGAAGTT CCGCAAAGGGGCAGGGAAGGGCCGCCTGGGAGGCCGCTGGAAATGA
- the Tnnt1 gene encoding troponin T, slow skeletal muscle isoform X2, whose translation MSDPEDQDYEEEQAEEEAAEEEEEEEAPEVPEPAAEREEERPKPSRPVVPPLIPPKIPEGERVDFDDIHRKRMEKDLLELQTLIDVHFEQRKKEEEELIALKDRIERRRAERAEQQRFRTEKERERQAKLAEEKMRKEEEEAKKRAEDDAKKKKVLSNMGAHFGGYLVKAEQKRGKRQTGRETKLRILSERKKPLNIDYLGEDQLREKAQELLDWIHQLESEKFDLMEKLKQQKYEINVLYNRISHAQKFRKGAGKGRLGGRWK comes from the exons ATGTCGGACCCCGAGGATCAAGACTATGAGGA GGAGCAGGCGGAAG AGGAGgctgcggaggaggaggaggaggaggaag cccccgaGGTGCCGGAGCCGGCGGCTGAGCGAG AAGAGGAGCGCCCCAAACCCAG CCGTCCAGTCGTGCCTCCTCTGATTCCCCCCAAGATCCCTGAAGGGGAGCGTGTGGATTTTGAT GACATCCACAGGAAGCGCATGGAGAAGGACCTGCTGGAGCTGCAGACGCTCATTGACGTGCACTTCGAGCAGcgcaagaaggaggaagaggagctcaTTGCCCTGAAGGACCGCATT GAGCGGCGCCGGGCAGAGAGGGCTGAGCAACAGCGCTTCCGCACGGAGAAGGAGCGGGAGCGGCAGGCCAAGCTGGCG GAAGAGAAGATgcgcaaggaggaggaggaggccaagaAGCGGGCGGAGGATGACGCCAAAAAGAAGAAGGTTCTGTCCAACATGGGAGCCCACTTTGGGGGCTACCTGGTCAAG GCGGAACAGAAACGTGGCAAGCGTCAGACGGGGCGGGAGACGAAACTTCGGATCCTGTCTGAGCGGAAAAAGCCTTTGAACATCGACTACCTGGGGGAGGATCAGCTCCG gGAGAAGGCCCAAGAGCTGCTGGACTGGATCCACCAGCTGGAGTCTGAGAAGTTTGACTTGATGGAGAAGCTGAAGCAGCAGAAATATGAG ATCAACGTGCTGTACAACCGCATCAGCCACGCCCAGAAGTT CCGCAAAGGGGCAGGGAAGGGCCGCCTGGGAGGCCGCTGGAAATGA
- the Tnnt1 gene encoding troponin T, slow skeletal muscle isoform X3, producing MSDPEDQDYEEEQAEEEEAAEEEEEEEAPEVPEPAAEREERPKPSRPVVPPLIPPKIPEGERVDFDDIHRKRMEKDLLELQTLIDVHFEQRKKEEEELIALKDRIERRRAERAEQQRFRTEKERERQAKLAEEKMRKEEEEAKKRAEDDAKKKKVLSNMGAHFGGYLVKAEQKRGKRQTGRETKLRILSERKKPLNIDYLGEDQLREKAQELLDWIHQLESEKFDLMEKLKQQKYEINVLYNRISHAQKFRKGAGKGRLGGRWK from the exons ATGTCGGACCCCGAGGATCAAGACTATGAGGA GGAGCAGGCGGAAG AAGAGGAGgctgcggaggaggaggaggaggaggaag cccccgaGGTGCCGGAGCCGGCGGCTGAGCGAG AGGAGCGCCCCAAACCCAG CCGTCCAGTCGTGCCTCCTCTGATTCCCCCCAAGATCCCTGAAGGGGAGCGTGTGGATTTTGAT GACATCCACAGGAAGCGCATGGAGAAGGACCTGCTGGAGCTGCAGACGCTCATTGACGTGCACTTCGAGCAGcgcaagaaggaggaagaggagctcaTTGCCCTGAAGGACCGCATT GAGCGGCGCCGGGCAGAGAGGGCTGAGCAACAGCGCTTCCGCACGGAGAAGGAGCGGGAGCGGCAGGCCAAGCTGGCG GAAGAGAAGATgcgcaaggaggaggaggaggccaagaAGCGGGCGGAGGATGACGCCAAAAAGAAGAAGGTTCTGTCCAACATGGGAGCCCACTTTGGGGGCTACCTGGTCAAG GCGGAACAGAAACGTGGCAAGCGTCAGACGGGGCGGGAGACGAAACTTCGGATCCTGTCTGAGCGGAAAAAGCCTTTGAACATCGACTACCTGGGGGAGGATCAGCTCCG gGAGAAGGCCCAAGAGCTGCTGGACTGGATCCACCAGCTGGAGTCTGAGAAGTTTGACTTGATGGAGAAGCTGAAGCAGCAGAAATATGAG ATCAACGTGCTGTACAACCGCATCAGCCACGCCCAGAAGTT CCGCAAAGGGGCAGGGAAGGGCCGCCTGGGAGGCCGCTGGAAATGA
- the Tnnt1 gene encoding troponin T, slow skeletal muscle isoform X1, translating into MSDPEDQDYEEEQAEEEEAAEEEEEEEAPEVPEPAAEREEERPKPSRPVVPPLIPPKIPEGERVDFDDIHRKRMEKDLLELQTLIDVHFEQRKKEEEELIALKDRIERRRAERAEQQRFRTEKERERQAKLAEEKMRKEEEEAKKRAEDDAKKKKVLSNMGAHFGGYLVKAEQKRGKRQTGRETKLRILSERKKPLNIDYLGEDQLREKAQELLDWIHQLESEKFDLMEKLKQQKYEINVLYNRISHAQKFRKGAGKGRLGGRWK; encoded by the exons ATGTCGGACCCCGAGGATCAAGACTATGAGGA GGAGCAGGCGGAAG AAGAGGAGgctgcggaggaggaggaggaggaggaag cccccgaGGTGCCGGAGCCGGCGGCTGAGCGAG AAGAGGAGCGCCCCAAACCCAG CCGTCCAGTCGTGCCTCCTCTGATTCCCCCCAAGATCCCTGAAGGGGAGCGTGTGGATTTTGAT GACATCCACAGGAAGCGCATGGAGAAGGACCTGCTGGAGCTGCAGACGCTCATTGACGTGCACTTCGAGCAGcgcaagaaggaggaagaggagctcaTTGCCCTGAAGGACCGCATT GAGCGGCGCCGGGCAGAGAGGGCTGAGCAACAGCGCTTCCGCACGGAGAAGGAGCGGGAGCGGCAGGCCAAGCTGGCG GAAGAGAAGATgcgcaaggaggaggaggaggccaagaAGCGGGCGGAGGATGACGCCAAAAAGAAGAAGGTTCTGTCCAACATGGGAGCCCACTTTGGGGGCTACCTGGTCAAG GCGGAACAGAAACGTGGCAAGCGTCAGACGGGGCGGGAGACGAAACTTCGGATCCTGTCTGAGCGGAAAAAGCCTTTGAACATCGACTACCTGGGGGAGGATCAGCTCCG gGAGAAGGCCCAAGAGCTGCTGGACTGGATCCACCAGCTGGAGTCTGAGAAGTTTGACTTGATGGAGAAGCTGAAGCAGCAGAAATATGAG ATCAACGTGCTGTACAACCGCATCAGCCACGCCCAGAAGTT CCGCAAAGGGGCAGGGAAGGGCCGCCTGGGAGGCCGCTGGAAATGA